In a genomic window of Bordetella petrii:
- a CDS encoding Bug family tripartite tricarboxylate transporter substrate binding protein, translated as MLRFFAGCMAALLLSGQAVAQEFPAKPITIIVGVAPGGTLDTLARLIGNSLSKTLKQPVVVENTTGAGGLIGMQRLLKSEPDGYTLMFSNLSMAIIPLLHPDAGVDPVRDLATVGTVATVPMVLSVSNKSGIKTLPELLSRMKSPPKLNFGSGGPGTTAHLAEGMFLHLSKTQGELIQYRGSGPALADLMAGVIDGVIDQTVTMMPLHKDGRIRALAVSTPQRLPQMQDVPTFAEGGLPQFDLAIWNGVVAPKGTPRPVIDKLAQALSVVIDSPEFKGRLEQLAAQAPSPAERGPDPFARLLAQDSKRVADLAKQIGLQPR; from the coding sequence ATGTTGCGATTCTTTGCCGGCTGCATGGCCGCCTTGCTGCTGTCGGGGCAGGCCGTTGCGCAGGAATTCCCCGCCAAGCCCATCACCATCATCGTGGGCGTGGCGCCCGGCGGCACACTGGACACGCTGGCCCGGCTGATCGGCAATTCGCTGTCCAAGACGCTGAAGCAGCCGGTGGTGGTAGAAAACACCACCGGCGCGGGCGGCCTGATCGGCATGCAGCGCTTGCTGAAGTCGGAGCCCGACGGCTATACGCTGATGTTCAGCAACCTGTCGATGGCCATCATTCCGCTGCTGCACCCCGACGCCGGCGTAGACCCGGTGCGCGACCTGGCAACTGTGGGCACGGTCGCCACGGTGCCGATGGTGCTCTCGGTCAGCAATAAAAGCGGCATCAAGACTCTGCCCGAACTGCTGTCGCGCATGAAATCCCCGCCCAAGCTGAACTTCGGTTCGGGCGGCCCCGGCACCACGGCCCACTTGGCTGAAGGCATGTTCCTGCATCTTTCCAAGACGCAGGGCGAGCTGATCCAGTATCGCGGCTCAGGCCCCGCGCTGGCTGACCTGATGGCCGGGGTGATCGACGGCGTGATCGACCAGACCGTCACCATGATGCCGCTGCACAAAGACGGCCGTATCCGCGCGCTGGCGGTGTCCACGCCGCAACGCCTGCCCCAGATGCAGGACGTGCCCACCTTCGCCGAGGGCGGCCTGCCGCAGTTCGACCTGGCAATCTGGAACGGCGTGGTCGCACCCAAGGGCACGCCGCGTCCGGTAATCGACAAACTGGCCCAGGCGCTTTCGGTCGTGATCGACAGCCCCGAATTCAAGGGCCGCCTGGAGCAGCTCGCCGCCCAGGCACCTAGCCCGGCCGAGCGCGGCCCCGACCCGTTCGCCAGGCTGCTGGCCCAGGACTCCAAGCGAGTGGCGGACCTGGCCAAGCAGATCGGCCTGCAACCGCGCTAA